A single Paratractidigestivibacter faecalis DNA region contains:
- a CDS encoding asparaginase, whose translation MKRVLIIATGGTIASTSDGDGGGLTPTASGRELADKVPLLDTIAELDFVQPMNIDSTNMRPRDWLKIRDVIVEAYDCYDGFVVLHGTDTMAYTAAALSYLIQDSEKPIVLTGSQQPMASPFTDAKLNLYQSVLYAADGASRDVNVVFSGKVIAGTRAHKQRTMSFNAFSSMNYPSLAYIRNNRIVRAGEAAGIAAPERTGAAPRVYDGVDERVIVLKLTPELQPSIFGLLKRDYDAVILETFGIGGIPSYGDGSYEDAILDWVGSGRTLVVTTQVPEEGLDLGVYEVGRAYADNPGILKGDDMTTEALVAKTMWVLGQTRDPHKIRELFYREVNHDRTTL comes from the coding sequence GTGAAGCGCGTCCTCATCATCGCCACTGGCGGAACCATTGCTTCCACCTCGGACGGGGACGGCGGCGGACTCACCCCCACGGCGTCCGGCCGCGAGCTCGCGGACAAGGTCCCCCTGCTCGACACCATCGCCGAACTGGACTTTGTTCAGCCCATGAACATCGACAGCACCAACATGCGCCCGCGCGACTGGCTCAAGATCCGCGACGTCATCGTGGAGGCCTACGACTGCTACGACGGCTTTGTGGTGCTGCACGGCACCGACACCATGGCCTACACCGCGGCGGCCCTCTCCTACCTCATCCAGGACAGCGAGAAGCCCATCGTGCTCACGGGCTCCCAGCAGCCCATGGCGAGCCCCTTCACGGACGCCAAGCTCAACCTTTACCAGTCCGTGCTGTACGCCGCCGACGGCGCCAGCCGCGACGTCAACGTGGTCTTCTCGGGCAAGGTCATCGCCGGCACGCGCGCCCACAAGCAGCGCACCATGAGCTTCAACGCGTTCAGCAGCATGAACTACCCCTCGCTGGCATACATCCGCAACAACCGCATCGTGCGCGCGGGCGAGGCGGCGGGCATCGCGGCGCCCGAGCGCACCGGGGCGGCCCCGCGCGTCTACGACGGCGTCGACGAGCGCGTCATTGTGCTGAAGCTCACGCCGGAGCTGCAGCCCAGCATCTTCGGCCTGCTCAAGCGCGACTACGACGCCGTCATCCTCGAGACCTTTGGCATCGGCGGCATCCCCTCCTATGGGGACGGCTCCTACGAGGACGCCATCCTTGACTGGGTGGGCTCCGGCCGCACGCTCGTGGTGACCACGCAGGTGCCCGAGGAGGGCCTTGACCTGGGCGTCTACGAGGTCGGCCGCGCCTATGCGGACAACCCCGGCATCCTCAAGGGAGACGACATGACCACCGAGGCGCTGGTTGCCAAGACCATGTGGGTCCTCGGCCAGACGCGCGACCCCCACAAGATTCGCGAGCTCTTCTACCGCGAGGTCAACCACGACCGCACGACGCTCTAG
- a CDS encoding Cof-type HAD-IIB family hydrolase: protein MAYQLIAFDMDGTLLDSKKDVLPSSVAAIDEALASGKDVAIASGRCPRMVLMYRAAIPHVRYAICSAGAAIVDLFEAKTLETTEVPATALQKVMAASHGRDMLIETTCDGEFVVSRPEMERCERYSLGVYKSLYREQGTVLDTAAEAEAFTLDPAHRIQKLNLHYTCDEDRDVAVASLAGENVNVVYCERHSIEITHASVTKGTGLLALAAQLGIPAEETIAVGDADNDLPMLRAAGLGVAMGNANENARAASDVTVADNDHDGCAEAIHRFLLG, encoded by the coding sequence TTGGCCTACCAGCTCATTGCCTTTGACATGGACGGAACGCTGCTCGACTCCAAGAAGGACGTCCTGCCTTCCTCCGTCGCGGCCATAGACGAGGCGCTCGCATCCGGCAAGGACGTGGCCATAGCCTCCGGACGCTGCCCCCGAATGGTGCTCATGTACCGCGCCGCCATCCCCCACGTGCGCTACGCCATCTGCAGCGCGGGAGCGGCCATCGTGGACCTCTTTGAGGCCAAGACCCTGGAGACCACCGAGGTCCCCGCAACGGCCCTCCAGAAGGTCATGGCGGCCAGCCACGGGCGCGACATGCTCATCGAGACCACCTGCGACGGGGAGTTCGTCGTCTCTCGCCCCGAGATGGAGCGCTGCGAGCGCTACAGCCTGGGCGTCTACAAGTCCCTCTACCGCGAGCAGGGCACGGTGCTGGACACCGCGGCCGAGGCCGAGGCCTTCACGCTCGACCCGGCGCACCGCATCCAGAAGCTGAACCTTCACTACACCTGCGACGAGGACCGCGACGTGGCCGTCGCCTCCCTTGCCGGCGAGAACGTCAACGTCGTGTACTGCGAGAGGCACAGCATCGAGATCACCCACGCCAGCGTGACCAAGGGCACCGGCCTTCTGGCGCTCGCGGCGCAGCTGGGAATTCCCGCCGAAGAGACCATCGCCGTGGGCGACGCGGACAACGACCTGCCCATGCTGCGCGCGGCCGGCCTGGGCGTGGCCATGGGCAACGCCAACGAGAACGCCCGTGCCGCGTCCGACGTCACCGTCGCCGACAACGACCACGACGGCTGTGCCGAGGCCATCCACCGCTTCCTGCTGGGGTAG
- a CDS encoding GNAT family N-acetyltransferase, which translates to MSVEIRRAGARDVAGVHELLSQVLEVHAAGRPDLFRTGTRKYTDDELLGIFANDETPVFVAVEGPEVLGHAFCVLEDHTAENNWQDVKTLYIDDICVSEKSRGRHVGTALYQHAIDYARSLGCHDVTLNVWSCNPGAKAFYEAMGMTPYKVGMEQLL; encoded by the coding sequence GTGTCAGTTGAGATCAGGCGAGCGGGTGCCCGGGACGTTGCCGGAGTCCACGAGCTGCTGAGCCAGGTGCTGGAGGTGCATGCGGCGGGTCGTCCGGACCTCTTCCGCACGGGCACGCGCAAGTACACCGACGATGAGCTGCTGGGCATCTTTGCCAATGACGAGACCCCGGTCTTTGTGGCCGTTGAGGGCCCCGAGGTCCTGGGACACGCGTTCTGCGTCCTTGAGGACCACACGGCAGAGAACAACTGGCAGGACGTCAAGACCCTCTACATCGACGACATCTGCGTCAGCGAGAAGAGCCGCGGCCGGCACGTGGGTACGGCCCTCTACCAGCATGCCATTGACTACGCGCGCAGCCTTGGCTGCCACGACGTGACGCTCAACGTCTGGAGCTGCAACCCTGGCGCCAAGGCCTTCTACGAGGCCATGGGCATGACGCCGTACAAGGTTGGCATGGAGCAGCTGCTCTAG
- a CDS encoding BglG family transcription antiterminator, which translates to MDRSHKLVEYLRSHASVDASDLSDLFAVGERSVRSYVREANAALVGIASIEKRWGGTYELLVTDDDALKTWLADEAAPRAGLQTREERVAYLLDDLLHRIEWITLDDLSKLVYVSKTSLSRDIKDVEKHLSHYGLSIERKPRYGIRVCGPEEARRLCMAGLVVDGLSGGAKTRSRLSRVSACIDRVVDRDGFHVNSAAYQNLVVHIAVALGRISHGCYVPMPEDRLVAIEAGEAFSVARDLAAEVSREFDVDLPREEVGYIALHLAGRRVLDQDQRPDGGGLVISDKTWAVVDEMLAAVKSVFGFDFADDLELRMNLARHVEPLSIRLTCCMRIENPLLAETRERFPLAYSMASEMAVVLACHYGVAPSEHEIGYLALPLILAMERQRSAPVKKNILVVCASGQGSAKLLEYRYRQEFGRWIDTVTACDAAQVSDIDFRRIDYVFTTVPLGVELPVPVREVGFFLDDTEARDVRRLLQWTRAPAGWIASFFPEDLFFADLDVWTKDEALDRLCVEVSSRRALQGDLRLLVGEREGLAQTSFGNAVAMPHPTRPIATTTFVAVATLRREVDWGGHPVRALFLTCISPGGDERRQAFYGTLARTLRSSELIGRLLETPEYKTLIQILIEAEKMEIGDQP; encoded by the coding sequence ATGGACAGGTCGCATAAGCTCGTCGAGTACTTGCGCTCTCATGCCAGCGTTGACGCCTCCGACCTGTCGGATCTCTTTGCCGTTGGCGAAAGAAGCGTCCGCTCCTATGTGAGAGAGGCAAATGCGGCCCTTGTCGGCATCGCGTCCATCGAGAAGCGTTGGGGCGGCACCTATGAGCTCCTGGTGACCGATGACGATGCCCTCAAGACGTGGCTTGCCGACGAGGCCGCTCCTCGGGCAGGGCTGCAGACGCGTGAGGAACGGGTTGCCTATCTGCTGGACGACCTTCTCCACCGCATCGAATGGATAACGCTCGACGATCTGAGCAAGCTCGTCTACGTGTCGAAGACCTCCCTCTCGCGAGACATCAAGGACGTCGAGAAACACCTCTCGCATTACGGCCTTTCCATTGAGCGAAAGCCCAGATATGGCATCAGGGTGTGTGGCCCCGAGGAGGCGCGTCGGCTGTGCATGGCAGGGCTTGTCGTCGACGGGCTCTCTGGTGGTGCCAAGACTCGCTCGAGACTCTCTCGTGTTTCCGCCTGCATCGACCGAGTGGTTGATCGAGACGGCTTTCACGTTAACTCGGCTGCATATCAGAACCTCGTGGTCCACATTGCGGTTGCCTTGGGACGGATTAGCCATGGCTGCTACGTTCCCATGCCCGAGGACAGGCTTGTGGCGATTGAGGCGGGCGAGGCCTTCTCTGTTGCCCGGGACCTGGCGGCGGAGGTCTCCCGCGAGTTTGACGTGGACCTGCCGAGGGAAGAGGTAGGCTACATTGCGCTTCACCTGGCGGGACGCAGGGTTCTCGACCAGGACCAGCGGCCCGATGGCGGGGGTCTCGTCATCTCTGACAAGACCTGGGCCGTGGTCGATGAGATGCTTGCTGCCGTGAAGTCAGTATTTGGGTTTGACTTTGCGGATGACCTGGAACTTCGGATGAACCTGGCTCGTCACGTCGAGCCGCTTTCCATCAGGCTGACCTGTTGCATGCGTATCGAGAATCCGCTGCTTGCGGAGACCAGGGAACGATTTCCGCTGGCCTATTCCATGGCATCCGAGATGGCCGTTGTCCTTGCTTGCCACTACGGGGTTGCTCCCTCGGAGCACGAGATTGGCTACCTGGCCTTGCCCTTGATTCTTGCGATGGAAAGGCAGCGCAGCGCGCCCGTGAAGAAGAACATTCTGGTGGTATGCGCAAGCGGACAGGGTTCCGCCAAGTTGCTCGAGTATCGCTATCGTCAGGAGTTTGGTCGATGGATCGATACGGTGACGGCATGCGATGCGGCGCAGGTGTCAGACATCGACTTCAGACGGATTGACTACGTCTTTACCACTGTGCCTCTCGGCGTCGAGCTGCCGGTGCCCGTTCGCGAGGTGGGCTTCTTCCTGGACGACACCGAGGCCAGAGACGTAAGGCGCCTGCTCCAGTGGACACGGGCTCCCGCTGGGTGGATCGCATCGTTCTTCCCCGAGGACCTGTTCTTCGCCGATCTGGACGTTTGGACTAAAGACGAGGCCCTTGACCGACTCTGCGTCGAGGTCTCCTCTCGTCGCGCCCTTCAAGGGGACCTGCGCCTGCTGGTGGGGGAGCGAGAAGGACTTGCCCAGACGTCCTTTGGCAACGCCGTGGCCATGCCTCACCCCACCAGGCCAATAGCCACGACGACGTTTGTGGCCGTGGCCACGCTGAGGCGAGAGGTCGACTGGGGCGGGCATCCGGTCAGGGCGCTCTTTCTGACCTGCATATCACCCGGGGGAGACGAGAGACGTCAGGCGTTCTATGGGACCCTGGCCAGGACTCTTCGCAGCAGCGAGCTCATAGGACGGCTCCTGGAGACGCCTGAGTACAAGACGCTAATTCAGATTTTGATTGAAGCGGAGAAAATGGAGATTGGAGACCAGCCATGA
- a CDS encoding LysR family transcriptional regulator — MFGILAMRNTHGKNGRVQAMETGIQKLRALVETVRCGSISGAARELDYSQSGVSRMIADLEREWGVTLLERGRRGVRLTADAKLIMPFVEALCEDERRLAERVREVVGMETGSLVIGTFSSVATHVLPDAIGRFQARHPGIEYELRMGDYSEIESWVAEGLVDFGFLPYPPQEPREGLAREVVLEDELMAVVPRGHRLAARKSIALADLCEEPFILLERGSDNEISPLFECAGLSPQARFSTWDDYAIMSMVESGLGLSILPGLILTRCPYAIEKRPLEPAVHRELAAVYRPGLLSSAARAFLDCL, encoded by the coding sequence ATGTTTGGCATACTAGCCATGAGAAACACGCATGGCAAAAACGGGAGGGTCCAGGCGATGGAGACGGGCATCCAGAAGCTGCGCGCGCTCGTGGAGACGGTGCGCTGCGGAAGCATCTCGGGGGCGGCGCGCGAGCTCGACTACAGCCAGTCCGGCGTCAGCCGCATGATTGCGGACCTGGAGCGCGAGTGGGGCGTCACGCTGCTCGAGCGCGGGCGCCGCGGCGTGCGGCTCACGGCGGACGCCAAGCTCATCATGCCCTTCGTGGAGGCGCTCTGCGAGGACGAGCGACGCCTGGCCGAGCGCGTGCGCGAGGTCGTGGGCATGGAGACGGGCTCGCTCGTCATCGGGACCTTCTCGAGCGTGGCCACCCACGTGCTGCCGGACGCCATCGGGCGCTTCCAGGCCAGGCACCCCGGCATTGAGTACGAGCTCAGGATGGGTGACTACTCGGAGATCGAGTCCTGGGTGGCCGAGGGCCTGGTGGACTTTGGATTTCTGCCGTACCCGCCGCAGGAGCCGCGGGAGGGCCTCGCGCGCGAGGTGGTGCTGGAGGACGAGCTCATGGCCGTGGTGCCGCGGGGCCACAGGCTTGCCGCGCGCAAGAGCATCGCCCTGGCAGACCTCTGCGAGGAGCCCTTCATCCTGCTCGAGCGGGGCAGCGACAACGAGATAAGCCCCCTCTTCGAGTGCGCGGGCCTTTCCCCGCAGGCGCGCTTCTCCACGTGGGACGACTACGCCATCATGAGCATGGTCGAGAGCGGCCTGGGCCTCTCCATCCTGCCGGGGCTCATCCTCACGCGCTGCCCCTACGCCATCGAGAAGCGCCCGCTCGAGCCCGCCGTGCACCGCGAGCTTGCGGCCGTCTACCGCCCCGGCCTCCTGAGCTCCGCCGCCCGCGCGTTTCTCGACTGCCTATGA
- a CDS encoding DUF1846 domain-containing protein: protein MRTGFDNDKYIELQAEHIRERVGQFGGKLYLEFGGKLFDDYHASRVLPGFEPDSKFRMLKSIADDVEVIIAINANHIEKNKSRGDLGITYDEDVLRLVDLFRGNGMAVAAVVITQYAGQPAADAFRHRLAGLGIQCRLHYPIEGYPHDVDLIVSDEGYGKNEYVETTRPLVVVTAPGPGSGKLATCLSQIYHEHKRGVEAGYAKFETFPVWNLPLTHPVNVAYEAATADLDDANIIDPFHLDAYGKTTVNYNRDVEAFPVVRALMEKILGQSPYQSPTDMGVNMVGFAITDDDACREASKMEIVRRYFQACVAVKRTGMGSEQVQRLEIIMKKAGVDKNFSPARSAALTREQVTGAPVGAMVMPDGSVVTGKTSARLGAASSLLMNALKHVTGVDMELEVISDSAIEPISRLKTHFLGSKNPRLHPDETLMALSITSATSDVAACVLAGLEQLRGCDAFFSVIISADDEQVLRRLGINVCCEPKFERSTLFHA, encoded by the coding sequence ATGCGCACAGGCTTTGACAACGACAAGTACATCGAGCTGCAGGCGGAGCATATCCGCGAGCGCGTCGGACAGTTTGGCGGCAAGCTCTATCTGGAGTTTGGCGGCAAGCTCTTTGACGACTACCACGCCTCCCGCGTCCTTCCCGGCTTTGAGCCCGACTCCAAGTTCCGCATGCTCAAGAGCATCGCAGACGACGTCGAGGTCATCATCGCCATCAACGCCAACCACATCGAGAAGAACAAGTCCCGCGGAGACCTCGGCATCACCTACGATGAGGACGTCCTGCGCCTGGTGGACCTCTTCCGCGGCAACGGCATGGCCGTGGCAGCCGTGGTCATCACCCAGTACGCCGGCCAGCCCGCGGCCGACGCCTTCCGCCACCGCCTGGCGGGCCTGGGCATCCAGTGTCGCCTGCACTACCCCATCGAGGGCTACCCCCACGACGTGGACCTCATCGTCTCCGACGAGGGCTACGGCAAGAACGAGTACGTGGAGACCACCCGTCCGCTCGTGGTGGTTACGGCCCCCGGCCCCGGCTCCGGCAAGCTTGCCACCTGCCTCTCGCAGATCTACCACGAGCACAAGCGCGGCGTGGAGGCCGGCTACGCCAAGTTCGAGACCTTCCCCGTCTGGAACCTGCCACTCACCCACCCCGTGAACGTCGCCTACGAGGCCGCCACGGCAGACCTCGACGACGCCAACATCATCGACCCCTTCCACCTGGACGCCTACGGCAAGACCACCGTCAACTACAACCGCGACGTGGAGGCCTTCCCCGTGGTGCGCGCCCTCATGGAGAAGATCTTGGGCCAGAGCCCCTACCAGAGCCCCACCGACATGGGCGTCAACATGGTGGGCTTCGCCATCACCGACGACGATGCCTGCCGCGAGGCCTCCAAGATGGAGATCGTGCGCCGCTACTTCCAGGCCTGCGTGGCCGTCAAGCGCACCGGCATGGGCTCCGAGCAGGTCCAGCGCCTGGAAATCATCATGAAGAAGGCCGGCGTGGACAAGAACTTCTCGCCGGCAAGGAGCGCCGCGCTCACGCGCGAGCAGGTCACCGGAGCGCCCGTGGGCGCCATGGTCATGCCCGACGGCTCCGTGGTCACCGGCAAGACGAGCGCTCGCCTGGGCGCCGCCAGCTCCCTGCTCATGAACGCCCTCAAGCACGTCACCGGCGTGGATATGGAGCTCGAGGTCATCAGCGACTCCGCCATCGAGCCCATCAGCCGCCTGAAGACGCACTTCCTGGGCAGCAAGAACCCGCGCTTGCACCCGGACGAGACCCTCATGGCGCTCTCCATCACCTCCGCCACCAGCGACGTGGCCGCCTGCGTGCTGGCAGGCCTGGAGCAGCTGCGCGGCTGCGACGCGTTCTTCTCGGTCATCATCTCCGCCGATGACGAGCAGGTCCTTCGCCGCCTGGGCATCAACGTCTGCTGCGAGCCCAAGTTCGAGCGCAGCACGCTCTTCCACGCATAG
- a CDS encoding PTS lactose/cellobiose transporter subunit IIA produces the protein MIDEKQYETAMGIITNAGTAKSCALMAIDEAAESNFEEAEKLLAEASRSMHAAHDAQMDMISSEAKGSSVDLSLILVHAEDHLTMAIVTSDLAARMVELYRRLAASAD, from the coding sequence ATGATTGACGAGAAGCAATACGAGACTGCGATGGGCATCATCACCAACGCCGGAACTGCGAAGTCATGCGCGCTTATGGCGATCGACGAGGCAGCCGAGTCAAACTTCGAGGAGGCCGAAAAGCTGCTCGCCGAGGCCTCTCGGAGCATGCACGCAGCTCATGACGCGCAGATGGACATGATTAGCTCCGAGGCGAAAGGCTCGTCCGTCGATCTGAGCCTCATCCTCGTGCATGCGGAGGACCATCTCACCATGGCCATCGTGACCAGCGACCTTGCCGCACGCATGGTCGAGTTGTATCGGAGGCTCGCCGCGAGCGCCGACTAG
- a CDS encoding DMT family transporter — protein sequence MSKATQKYLASLILFGSNGIVASMIDLPSLFIVLARVSLGAALLVALVALSRSARTNLQTPKHPRQALYLAVSGAALGVAWLFLFEAYRYVGVGVASLLFYCGPVIVMVLSPVLFKTRLTAQKVLGFAAVTVGAFLVVGQGLGEGVSPWGLFLGAMSAVMYAVMVIFSKKVTQIGGVECSAIQLCGSLAAVAVYLGFSAATGSIELPSAAMLAHLNVPAALCIGLVNTGLGCYMYFSSMGELPVTRVAVCGYLEPLSAVVLSALLLGEAMTPANVLGAALILGGAIYSELGEKLRLRAASHRMATA from the coding sequence ATGTCAAAGGCAACCCAGAAGTACCTGGCCTCCCTCATCCTCTTTGGGTCAAACGGCATCGTTGCCTCCATGATCGACCTGCCGAGCCTCTTCATCGTGCTTGCCCGCGTGAGCCTGGGCGCCGCCCTGCTGGTGGCCCTGGTCGCGCTCTCCCGCTCCGCCCGCACCAACCTGCAGACGCCCAAGCACCCCAGGCAGGCCCTCTACCTGGCCGTCTCTGGCGCAGCTCTCGGCGTGGCGTGGCTCTTCCTCTTTGAGGCCTACCGCTACGTGGGCGTGGGCGTGGCGTCGCTGCTCTTCTACTGCGGCCCCGTCATTGTAATGGTGCTCTCCCCCGTGCTCTTCAAGACGCGCCTCACCGCGCAGAAGGTCCTGGGCTTTGCGGCCGTGACCGTTGGCGCCTTCCTCGTGGTGGGCCAGGGCCTGGGCGAGGGCGTGAGCCCCTGGGGCCTCTTCCTGGGCGCCATGAGCGCGGTCATGTACGCCGTCATGGTCATCTTCAGCAAGAAGGTCACCCAGATAGGCGGCGTGGAGTGCTCCGCCATCCAGCTTTGCGGAAGCCTTGCTGCCGTTGCCGTCTACCTGGGCTTCTCTGCAGCCACCGGCTCCATCGAGCTACCGAGTGCCGCGATGCTCGCCCACCTCAACGTGCCCGCCGCCCTCTGCATCGGCCTGGTCAACACGGGCCTTGGCTGCTACATGTACTTCTCGTCCATGGGAGAGCTGCCCGTGACGCGCGTGGCCGTCTGCGGGTACCTCGAGCCGCTCTCTGCCGTCGTGCTCTCCGCCCTGCTGCTGGGCGAGGCCATGACCCCGGCAAACGTGCTGGGCGCGGCCCTCATCCTCGGCGGCGCCATCTACTCAGAGCTTGGCGAAAAGCTCCGCCTGCGCGCCGCCAGCCACCGCATGGCCACCGCATAG
- a CDS encoding helix-turn-helix domain-containing protein, with protein sequence MPHGYDESYLEDFRCNMGNMFEYVALDCAVDLDIFFRALLTSGVARRIESGDPRYLAGLSGFELAGMVLSSSGLHAGELPRPSLREGRSPEYWCGWAMAYYQWLRGERFCDLERAGLVPSAVLGMYLLHEAPEEKFVEAFDAFLSKARMGRLTRLQAIRRGRGLTQKQLSEASGVSLRMIQLYEQRRNDIMRAEFATVRNLARTLGCAVDELAEPPVYE encoded by the coding sequence ATGCCGCATGGCTACGATGAGTCCTACCTTGAGGACTTCCGCTGCAACATGGGCAACATGTTCGAGTACGTCGCCCTTGACTGCGCGGTCGACCTCGATATCTTCTTTCGCGCGCTACTGACGAGTGGCGTGGCGCGTCGTATAGAGTCGGGCGACCCACGCTATCTGGCAGGGCTCTCGGGCTTCGAGTTGGCGGGTATGGTGCTCTCCTCCTCGGGGCTTCACGCCGGTGAGCTGCCTAGGCCGAGCTTGAGAGAGGGGCGCTCGCCGGAGTATTGGTGCGGATGGGCCATGGCCTACTACCAGTGGCTTCGAGGGGAGCGCTTCTGCGATCTGGAGCGTGCCGGCCTTGTTCCGAGCGCAGTGCTGGGCATGTACCTTCTTCACGAGGCGCCGGAGGAGAAGTTTGTTGAGGCTTTTGATGCGTTTCTTTCTAAGGCGCGGATGGGGCGCCTAACGAGGCTCCAGGCAATCAGGCGCGGTCGGGGGCTAACGCAGAAGCAGCTCTCCGAGGCATCTGGCGTGAGTCTCCGCATGATTCAACTGTACGAGCAGCGGCGGAATGACATCATGCGGGCGGAGTTTGCGACGGTCAGAAACCTCGCGCGCACCCTGGGCTGCGCCGTTGATGAGCTTGCCGAGCCGCCCGTCTACGAGTAG
- a CDS encoding helix-turn-helix transcriptional regulator yields MGNHSFQRESEAVERAFDEASLTDREKDAARSLLQGMTAQEAADIMGVSPSSVGSYRKRAYEKLGVGSGRELVSLHRVWPVAEVNADVNEKLRVRGLNETQASVCSLIAAGRTTAEIASELGIAAGTVNSARAYGYKLLGIHSREELVELLKGRGGRETEPATGSSGNRPWAILAVVAIVLVGAIALLQAMAPSASNGPVGSLAAARGTDATPFTAKAEDGTILFGVNENGQRFGRRDWTLAHMGGIADLYAAEGESGELGYASPDAEPGSPLYDLDGQTVIGTFSLFEWQDNGLGANRADPNSAPFRAVDSEGHVLFGVNDAGQRFGSREFADLYLGGKLDLEATTASNGAHGYVYVDEVEKSPVLTVYAEDGVTELGTLESG; encoded by the coding sequence GTGGGCAACCATTCGTTTCAGCGAGAATCCGAGGCGGTCGAGCGCGCATTTGACGAGGCATCGCTGACCGATCGCGAGAAGGACGCCGCTCGCTCCCTGCTCCAGGGAATGACCGCTCAGGAGGCTGCGGACATTATGGGGGTCAGTCCCTCGTCTGTCGGAAGCTATAGGAAGCGTGCGTATGAGAAGCTGGGGGTAGGCTCCGGTCGAGAGCTGGTCTCGCTGCACCGGGTCTGGCCAGTGGCCGAGGTCAATGCGGATGTGAACGAGAAGCTGAGGGTAAGGGGCCTCAACGAGACCCAAGCCAGCGTGTGCTCGCTCATTGCCGCGGGCAGGACAACTGCCGAGATAGCCTCAGAGCTTGGGATCGCTGCGGGGACAGTCAACTCTGCTAGAGCGTATGGCTACAAGCTTCTGGGCATCCACTCCAGAGAAGAGCTGGTCGAGCTCCTGAAGGGCCGTGGCGGGCGGGAGACGGAGCCTGCGACGGGGAGCTCTGGGAATCGGCCCTGGGCGATTCTCGCCGTAGTAGCCATTGTTCTTGTAGGGGCGATTGCTCTGCTGCAGGCGATGGCGCCATCTGCTTCAAACGGACCCGTCGGTTCTTTGGCTGCAGCTCGGGGGACTGATGCCACACCCTTTACCGCCAAGGCCGAGGATGGAACGATTCTCTTCGGAGTGAACGAAAACGGCCAGCGATTCGGACGTCGCGATTGGACGCTGGCGCATATGGGCGGCATTGCTGATTTGTATGCGGCCGAGGGGGAGAGCGGCGAATTGGGCTACGCATCCCCGGATGCGGAGCCGGGCTCTCCGCTCTACGACTTGGATGGCCAGACGGTGATTGGGACGTTTTCTCTGTTCGAATGGCAGGACAACGGGCTTGGCGCCAATAGAGCGGATCCGAATTCGGCCCCGTTTAGGGCGGTTGATTCCGAGGGGCACGTTCTGTTTGGCGTCAATGATGCTGGTCAGAGGTTTGGGAGCCGGGAATTTGCTGATCTGTATCTAGGTGGCAAGCTCGACCTTGAGGCCACGACGGCGTCAAACGGTGCCCATGGCTATGTGTACGTAGACGAGGTCGAGAAGAGCCCCGTGCTTACGGTGTACGCGGAAGATGGCGTGACCGAACTCGGCACCCTTGAGAGCGGGTAG
- a CDS encoding DUF3990 domain-containing protein produces MVELYHGSQRVIERPVLGAGNPHNDFGPGFYCTKSCDMACEWACTADSDGYANRYQLDEDGLTIFDLSSDEYHILNWLAILLQNRIFKVDGDLAADACDYVLNRYLPPYESFDVIVGYRADDSYFSFASAFLNGAISVETLGRAMRLGGLGRQTVLRSQRAFEALSFMGVVSADCETWYPRKSARDRRARAEFQSMRRVGSSRQGHFALDMLREEWGDDAAWLR; encoded by the coding sequence ATGGTTGAGCTCTACCACGGATCGCAGCGGGTGATCGAGCGTCCCGTTTTGGGCGCGGGCAATCCGCACAACGACTTTGGTCCGGGCTTTTATTGCACCAAGAGCTGCGATATGGCATGCGAGTGGGCCTGCACGGCAGACTCTGACGGATACGCCAATCGCTACCAGCTAGACGAGGATGGGCTAACCATATTCGACCTCTCATCGGATGAATACCACATTCTCAATTGGCTTGCGATCCTGCTGCAGAACCGCATCTTCAAGGTCGATGGTGACCTTGCGGCCGACGCCTGCGACTACGTCCTGAATCGTTACCTTCCACCCTATGAGTCGTTTGACGTCATTGTTGGCTATCGTGCGGATGACTCGTACTTCTCCTTTGCCTCGGCGTTTCTCAACGGGGCTATCTCTGTTGAGACGCTTGGCCGCGCCATGCGCCTGGGTGGTCTAGGCCGTCAGACGGTCCTTCGAAGCCAACGGGCCTTTGAGGCGCTCAGCTTTATGGGCGTCGTCTCGGCGGATTGTGAGACCTGGTATCCCAGAAAGAGCGCGAGGGACCGCAGGGCGCGGGCGGAGTTCCAGTCAATGAGAAGGGTGGGGTCTTCTCGCCAGGGTCACTTTGCGCTGGACATGCTGAGAGAGGAGTGGGGCGACGATGCCGCATGGCTACGATGA